The Gemmatimonadota bacterium genome includes the window GCCACGCAAGGAGCGCACCAGGTTGCCCAAAATTCCAGGACGACAACTTTGCCCTTTAGTGCCGATAAGCTTTTTTCACTTTCTGGTGCTTGCAGGTATTTTTCAATGTTCAGTTCTGGCGCAGTCTGCCCAATCAGGCTCTGCTTTCCCATTACATTCATAACCAATACTTTGGCTTTCTCAACTGAGCTCTCCTGCGCTATGACACTTGTAGCAAATATCTGAACAATTATTGCGATTTTCAGTAGATGGGAGTTATGCATTGTGGTATCTCCTTTTAATAGGGCTGGTTTACAGGTACGCGCTTAACGGGCATCTGTCGCAAGATGTGGTCGTAGCGGATTTCCTGTGTGTTGTAGAGGATCTGTAGTCCGCGGTCAATGCGCAGGAGGTCCTGTTGGCGCTGGGTTTCGAGTTCGCTTACGAGGCGGATGAAGGTGTTGTTGACTTCATTGCGCTGCTGGTTTTGCGATTCCTGGACGAGGCGATTGGTGTAGTTGATTAGATTTTGTTGATGGATGATAAATTCGCCGAGGGTGATGGGGGCGTCTAATGAGGCGTCTTTAGAGGTGTCGGTGATGGCGATTTGTTCAGGTGAGTCGCTGGATCGCAGGCCGATAGAGGTGTGGAATGCGCCGTCTCGTATGGCAAATTCGATGTTGAGAAAGGTGAAGATGAGGATTGCGGCAATGGCTACGCCTGCAGTTGCCCAGGTTTTGGGGTATCGCCTGGGGAGCAGGTTTTGCCAGAGGGATTGGCGATCCTGTACGAAGACGAGGTCCAGGTTGGGTTTTTCGTCGCCCCAGGCATTGAGGATGCGGGATGTGCTGCCCAGTTCTTCAAGGGTTTGGCTGCAGGATGGGCAGGTTTCGATGTGAATTTTGAGGCGTTCACGCGCTTCTGGACGGATGTCTTCGTCGTAGAGGTAGGCGATGAGTTGTTCGCGGGTGATGTCACAGTTCATAACGCACCATGTCCTCGCTGATGTGCCAGCGGTCAAAAATTTTTTTGAGGGCAGAGAGGCCGTAATACATTCTGGATTTGACCGTGTTGATGGGCACTTTGAGTGTTTCGGCAATTTCGGTGAATTTTAGTCCCTGATATTCTTTCATGATGATGACGACGCGCTGTTCTTCGGGCAAGTTTTGCAGTGCGCGATTGAGCAGGTCCCGAACGCTTTGTTCGTGAACCATCGCGTCTGGAGGCGTTGTTGTGTCTGCTATGGGGGTGTCGAGTGTGTCGAGGGAGATGAGGCTGCGACGGCGACCAGCGTCTCGGCAGGCGTTGAGTGCGATTTGATAGATCCACGAGGTGAATTTGTCGGGGTCGCGCAGACGCCGCATGTTTTTGTACGCGCGGATAAAGGTTTGCTGGCACAGGTCGCGCGCGTCGTCTCGGTTGCCCACATAGCGCAGGACAAAGTTGTAGATCGGGCACTCCCAGCGTTTGACCAGGGTGTTAAAGGCCGCGATTTGCCCGGCTCGGAACTGGGCAATCAATTCCGCATCGTTCATTAATTAAGAGACCGTGTTTGGGGTTCTGTGTGTTGGTTCACCTTTCAAGACGTTTGGTTGGGGTGAAAAGTTTTAATGATGATTGAATTTTTTCATATTTTGAGGGAAAGTTTGTCATCGCGTTGAGGTGTTGTAGGGGACGGTCCCCGTGCCGTCCCGTCATCGCGGCATGGTGTTAGCAGCGACCCAGAAAGTTCCACAGAGGTATTATATGCAAATTTTAATTCTATTCATAGCTTTTGCGAGCACAGCGAGTTTTGCGGGCGCCGATGAGTTGAAGAACTATTTGTTCGATATGGGTGCTGCAGATTCAAAGGTGGCATCGGGCTATATACGGGTGACGCCAGATGATGTCTATACAGCCGAACGAGGGTATGGGTTTACCTCGCGGGTTTCCGGTGCGATTGAAGCTGCCGAGGCGTTTTCCTGGTTTGGCGCATTGTTGACGGATGGTGTTGGTGGGCGTTACGGGCGTCGGGATTATGCGCGAGAGGGTCTGGTGTTTCGGGTGGATGTGCCAGCGGGGTATTATATGGCTGAGGTCGGTGTGCCCGATGGTCCAGATGCGCGGTCGCTACAGGTTTATGTGAATGGCGTTTTTGCAGCGCGTACCAGGGATAACCCGATGCGTCAGAGGGGATGGGATCAAACACCGCCGGAACAGTTGCGTTTTCCGGTGTCCGTGTCGGGAGATTCTGTGCTGATTCGCATTGAGGGTGTGGGAAGTGGCAAGCTCTATGAGTCGCAGCGGGTGGGGTTGATGTCCGTGGCATTGCGCCCCAGCTATCCCCATTTGTTTCAACGGGTGGGTGGTCGTTTAGAGGCAGTTGATTCCGTTTTTGCATTAGAACCCGATTTGCAACAGGGGATTGCCCGGTATGATCGCGGGGATTTTGAGGGTGCTGCGTCGGCTTTTCGAAAGGCGGATGTTGCACCATTAGTGAAAGCTGAGCTTTTGTTGTGGACGGCAGGCCATGTGTCTTGTCCGCATCACCGAGATTTAATAGAGGAGGCTCTGGATTTATTAAAAAGAGATACTGATGTTCGCTCTCAAAATCGCGTGCGGGATGTTTTTACCTATTTAGAGGGTCTGGATCGGGTTGAAGCGCGCAATTGGAGTTGGGCAAGAGAGAAGTTTGGGATGGGCCAGAGTGGCCGTCTGTGGTATGCACAAGTGCATCTTCGCCTGGTTGCGGGCGATCCCGGAGATCCTCTGCGATTTCGCGCGTTATATGCTCTGGGTCAGGTGTATTTCGGGTATTTTATGGAACTGCATGATGTGCGTTTTGTCGAGGCGTCGGATGAAATTTTTTTGGAGCTTCGAGAGGCATTTTTAGAAGATCAGATGATTCGCATGTATTTGGGCGAGCGTTTTGCTTATGACGATCCCAGATATACCGAAGGCGCAGAGGATGCGCCGGTCTGGGCGGCAAAACAGCGCGAGGCACTCAAGCGGCTGCTCGATGTGATTCATTACTGGACGGATGAGCGGCAGGCTGAAAATGGCGAGATGGGTGGGCATTACGAAGACGATTGTGAGATGTTTCGGCATTGGCAGCCCGCTCTTTTTGCGGCAGATGATGCTCGAGCGATCAGGGCAATACGACGTATGGCCGATGGCGTTTGGAATAGCGATTTGATTGCGGATGGGTACAGCAAACGCGCGTATGATGTGGAGCATTCTTCAGAGCTGATTTCCGATACGCATCCGATTCTTCTGGCAGCGGAATACGGGAATCCAGAGTACGTGGAACGCGCGATGGCAACGGCGCGGGTGATGCGCGATGTGTGGGTGGGTAAGACCGAGCTGGGCAATTTGCATTTTAAGTCGATGCGTATTGGGGCGCACGAGGTGGATGAACGGGCGCCGTATAATGTGGATGTGCCGTATAATGCGCGGGCGGTGAAACCGATTCGCTGGTTGGCCTGGTACAATCGACATCCCGAGGCTGTGCGTCTGATTTCCGAGTGGGGAAAAAGCTGGGTTGAGGCGATTTCGCGAGAGGCAGATGGAAAGCCCGCAGGGGTGATTCCGGCGGCGATTACGTTTCCGGAGAATAAGCTGGGTGGTCCGGGTGATACGTGGTATGATACGGGTATGGGATGGCTTTATTCTTTTCCGAGTGCTTCGGGAATGATTTACGATCATCTTCTGGCTGTTTGGTGGATTACGGGAGATGAGGCTTTTTTGCAGCCGCACCGCGATGGGCTGGCGATTCTCGAAAATTTGGATGATCTGCCCGCAGATGCCGAGGTCGGTTCTCGTGCCTGGGCTTTGCGCCGGGTGCTGAATCCGGGACGCTTTTCGAGCTATCGGTTGCTTACAGGTGATGCGCGATACGATGCCCTGTTTCGAGAGGGTGGGTCAAGTTATTTGCGATGGCGATTGACGGGAGATGTGTCGTATCTAATTTCGGGTTGCGAGCATAGTATTAATAGTATGCGGATTAACCGCTCGTTTCTGACTTCGGAAGTTTATTTTACGGATCGCGTGTTTGTGCGCGGGGCTGAGCATTTGCTGGCGATGTACACAGGTGATGTGACCCGGGCAGGCGATTTTCCGAGTTTTGCCGTGACGTGGAAGAATACGGGTGCTGATTTTGCCGCGCTGGTGACAGAGAGTAGCGATAGGGCGCTGCGTATGTTGGTCTATAATTTTGAGGCTGAGGAGAAGACAGTGGGTATGCGTCTGTGGCGTTTGAAGGATGGGGTTTATTCGGTTGTCGGCAAACAGATGGGGCAGGCAGATGTTTTTCGACGGGATGGGGTGCGTGTCCGACGGGGAACAGAGGTTGCGGTTGATTTGCCCTCACGAGTGTTGATGCGAATTTCGATTGATCTTACAGGTGAGGTTCAAGAGGTGGCTGAGTATTTACCAGATGCCGGCATTTCCGCGCGCGATGTGGTGGTGGATGGCGATCGTGTACGGGTGACGGTACACAATATTGGCACTGTGGATGTTGAAAGTTTAACGGTTGCTCTGTACGGTGGTGAGAAGGCGCTGGATCGCAGGGTAATTCAGAATTTGGAAGCGCCTCTGGATTTGTTGCCGAGAGCGAAACAGGTCGTGTTTTCCATTGGTTCTGATATGCTGGATTCCATTACCGTGGTTCTTGATCCCGAGGAGAAGTTGGAAGAGATTACGCGGGTGAATAATCGGGTGACTGTGGCTGTGAAATAGAAGGTTTTGGTTGTCATCGCGTTGAGGTGTTGTAGGGGACGGTCCCCGTGCCGTCCCGTTGTTTTAAGGGTTGTCATCGCGGCATGATGTTGAGCCGCGATCCAGAAGGTTTGCCATTGGTTTTGTTTGTTATCGCATGGAGAAATGATGCCTTTAAGCGAGTTCGAGTTTTTCGGTTTTGCCCATGTTGCCGCGATGGTTGTGATACTCGCTGTGCCGATTATTTTGACTCTTATTGTTAAGTGGCTCAATTCGGAGAGGGCGACTCAGGCGATCTGCTATGGGTTTGCGGGTGTGATTGCGCTCAACGAGGTGCTGAACTGGAGCTATCGATTGGCGACGGTTGGAGTGCATGAGTTTGTGCGGGAGTATATGCCGTTGCATGTGTGTGGGATTACTGTTTTCGCTGCTGTGGTTATGCTCATTTTACGACGACAGACAGCTTACGAGATTACCTATTTCTGGGGACTTGTCGGCGCGACCAATGCGGTTGTGACGCCTCAGCTTGAGTTCGGCTATCCGCAGTATCGCTTTTTTCAATATTTTATCGCGCATGGCGGTATTGTGGCTGCTGCGCTGTTCGCCACATGGGGCCTGGGTATGCGGCCGACAGGCAGATCGGTTTTGCGCGTTTTTGTTTTGCTGAATCTTCTGGCGATTGTTTTGATCGGCGTCAATTTGATGCTGGGGAGCAATTATATGTTTCTCTGTCAACCGCCTGATACAAAATCGCCTTTTTTCTTTTTGCCGTGGCCGTGGTATCTCTTATTTCTCGATGGCATAGCACTGGTGTTATTTTATGTGCTTTTTATTCCGTTCGCGAGGAGAAAGTTATACGCTTCAAATTCGTCGAGATGATAGATCAATGCGCAAAATGCCTGATTCTCCTGATGCTCGTGGGCGCGAGTGCGTGTTTTGCGGCGACGCCTTTTACACCTCGTTACCCGGATCCCGTGCATGAGTCCTGGCGCTGGCGATTTTTTTCAGAGTTGAAGGGGCAGGGGGTGTCGTGTTTGGCGCAGGATGGGGATGGCAATTTTTTGTTTGGGACGGATGATGGTATTTATCGTTACGATGGGATGAGTTGGCATCTCTTTCCATTTGATGAGGGGATGGTTGGGGCGCAGATCAACGCGCTTTATGTCGCTCGGGACGGCGGTGTTTATGTGGGATCTGACCGGGGTATTGGTCGTTTTGAGGACGGGGTATGGGAACGGGTTTTTCCATCTGAGGGAGAATGGAATACCTGGGATTTGATGGAGGCAAAAGATGGGAGCTTGTGGACGGGTACGGAATGGGGTGCGCTCAAGTTGACGCCGGAAGGAACAAGGCTGTATGTGGCTGCGGAGGATACAACGGGTATTCGGGAGATGGTGTCAGATGCTGTGACTTTTGTTGTGGTTCCTTTGGACAATCGGAGGCTGGCGGTTTATGATGTGTGCGAAGGGTCCGACGGAGCGATCTGGTTTGGGATGTACGACGGCGATTTGATTCGTTTTGATTTTGCATCGGGCTATCGGCGTTTCAGTGGGGAAGATGGGATCGATCAGGGGATGTATCCGAGGATCTGTGTGACAGCGGATGGCGTTGTTTGGGTCGTGTATGGTGACAATAGCAAGCGCGTCAACCGGTTTGATGGCGAGAAGTGGGAGGCTCTCGAAGTTGGTGGTCTGGGTCGCGATCACCATTATACGTCTATTCTGGAGAGTGGGGATGGGACGCTCTGGATTGGCGGTAGCCGTTTGATTGCCCATAAGGATGGTGTGTGGCGCGTCTATGATTCGAGCGTGTCTTCGCATCACATGGGACTCCACGAAGCCACGGACGGTGCGTTCTGGATGGTGAGAAGGGGCGAGGAGGCTGTGCGTCTGGATTTGAGTGAGAACCAGACGCAGACTTATGAGGGTCTCATTTTTCAGTGCGATGCGCCAGATGGAGCACAGTGGTTTATATCGCAGGATAACGGTGTTGTGCGCTATGACGGGCAGGGGTGGACGCGGTTTGGCATGGCGGATGGCTTGATGGATACGCCGAGTAAGCTGATTGTGACGCGAGATGGCGCGCTTTGGATGAGCAGGTCGCGGCTACAGCGCGATTAGATGGCTCTGAATGGATTCTTAAACGCCACCCTCAGCTTTCCTGGGGTATTGATCCGCGTGCGGTTTACGAAGCGTTTGATGGCTCTTTGTGGTTTGCCGCGGCTGTGGATTGGTGGTTATATGATTTTCTCGGTGGGGTCGTGGTTTTCGATGGGACGAGTTGGACACATCACCCTGTTCCGAGTATGACGCATTATGCGCGTGGGATCGGACAGAGTTCTGATGGAATTTTGTGGTTTGGTGGGCAATTGTTCGGTTTTGATGGGGTGCGGAGAGTGCAGTTCACGGGTCCAGAGTTGTTGGCAGAAGATTTTGTTGATGCCGTTTATACGACGCCACGGGGAGACCTGTGGTTGGGTTCCCGAACTTATGGGGTGTTTCGGTATAATGGGACGGAGTGGCAGCGGTTCGATTATGGAGACGGGCTGGCGGACAATAGTGTACAAAGCATTTTCCAGGATCGGGACGGTGCGATCTGGGTGGGGACAGCAGAGGGTGTCAGCCGGTTTGATGGGCGCACATGGTTAACACAGGCTTTGCCTTCCGAATTTCCGCGCGCAGAGTTTTATGATCCGATTCTTCAGTCTGGAGACGGAACGATCTGGCTCAATTCTGTATCTGATGTAGATACCTGGCTCAAAAGGTCAGCACCTCGGGGTATAGCATCATCCTGTACCTTGCGTACTATTCGATATGTGCCAGAGACCGATCCACCTGAGACCCTGATGACCCTTGCTCCGGATGAGGTGCCCGAGGATGGAAAGATAACTTTCGCCTGGTCAGGGACAGATCTCTGGCGAAGTACTTTGAGCGAAGATTTGCAATACGCCTATCGTTTGGACGGTGGGGAGTGGTCGCCTTATGGCGGGGATACGGTCCGATCTTTTGAGGATCTGGATGTGGGGACGCATACGATTGAGGTTAAAGCGCGCGATCTGGCGTTTAACGAAGATCCTGTGCCGTCGCTGGTGCAGTTCAATGTTGTTCCGATGGTGTGGCGCCGTCCGTGGTTTATTGGGTTGATTTCAGGGTTTGTGAGCCTTACGGGGTATCTGGTTTCGCGGATTATTGTCAGGGATCGGAGGTTGCAGCAAGCAAATGAAGATCTTGCATCTGCTAATGAGACGCAGCTTTTGCAGTCCGCGCGTCTGGTGTCGCTGGGGCAGATGGTTGCTGGTGTGGCACATGAACTGAACCAGCCGCTGACTGTTGTCGAGACAACTACCGGGGATATTTGTTTGCGGCTGGTGGAGGGGGTGCAGCTTGAGACGGACCAGTAGAGGGAGATGATGGAGGATGTTCGAGGGGTGGTGGATCGGAAAGCAGGGACAGTCGATCAATTGCGGGTGTATTCGCGCGATGAATCCGAGGAGCCGCGCCAGGCGATGGATGTGAATGAGGTGATTGCGAGTAGTCTGAAGTTGATGGGTTCACAACTCGAGAATCACGGGGTTGATCTGGTGCTGGATCTTTCTGATGGGCTTCCAGTCGTGTGGGGACATCCGCATCCGCTCGAGCAGGTGGTTCTCAATTTGCTGTCCAATGCCCGGGATGCAGTGGATGAGCGGGCTGAGGTGGAGGGGGTGGGTTATGATAAGCGGATCTGGATCCGAACGCGCGTTGAGGGCGATGTGGTTGTTCTTGATGTGGAGGATAATGGGGTTGGGATGGATGAGGCGATCCGGCAACGTCTTTTTGAGCCTTTTTTTACGACTAAGGATGCAAACCGGGGTACGGGTTTGGGGTTGTCGATTATTTATGCCATTGTTCGCAGTCACGATGGGGAGATTACTGTGGAGAGTGAACAGGGCATAGGGACGACGTTTAAGGTGGTGTTGCCGGTGGTGGCGTAGTAGGGGTTTCTATATAGGACGCATAGGCTGATCGCACGATTTCCTCGGATAGCTTGCCGCGAATAGAATACGTGCGGCGACGTGCCCAGTATCTCGCCCACCGTTCGTCGCTGGCTATCCAATTATCCCAATAGAAGACACCATTTACTATCCCGGGATACTGAGTCATGGTGTTGATTAATGCCTTATAGATGTTGGCCTGGGTTTCTCGCCCGTCATCCCGCCCATTGCCATTCCAGTCGGTAAATACGAATCGCCGGTTTTGCGCTGAGGTATCACCTGGTTTTTGAGATGTTTCAATCACATCCATAGCACCGTATTCGGTAAATACAATGGGTCGGTCGGGATTTCTGTCCGCAAGAGGTACAAGCAGGTTTTGGAATATCTGTCTGTAACGCGCCTGGAAATGTTCGACGCTCAGTACTGTTGAGGGACGCGAGTCCGTCAGTGGAAACCACGCACTGATTCCAAGGATGTCGAGATCCAGATCTTCCCATAGATGACCTGCGCCCGATCCCGGTCCGTAAAAGTGGGATGCTGCGAGTACGTCATAGTGCATGTCATAGGTTAGCAGGCCACTGTACACGGCACGCACACTTTGCACCATTGATCTGAGTTCTCGACCAAAATCATTGGTCATATAACCTCCTGAACGGGTGCGAAAGAGCCGGTCAGTCTCCGTGCCCAACGAGTATAAACGCACGCCCACCTCCTCTGCAATTCTGGCAAAATGTACGGCCTGTTGCGTATAGGTTGACCAGAACTCGGCGGCCAGGCCGCCCAGGGTTCGCAGCTCCCGACGCCAGGGCCAGTATTGGGGCAATATCAACCCATAGATATTCGGATTATCAGGCGGAACGCCGCCAGGTGCCGGGTCTCCGAGTTGCCACCTTCGTACCGGGTGTGCGGCGGTTTCAGCCTCATAGGCTTCGAATGCCAGGGTCAGATAGACGTCAATCCCGTGATTTCTAAATTCTCGGATCAATTGTCTGAGTGCTTCATCTGAAAAAGTGGGAATATCGACATTTGATGCGTACACGCGCTCGATCGTGCTGTCCATGCTGTCGTCGTAATGCAGCGCAACGGATAGGCCGATCCAGTTTATATGCAGGCTCTTTAGCCATTGGATATAGTCCAGAGGGATGAGCGTTCCGATCCTTCCAGCGGCTTCCCATTGATCTACAACATAGCCGGTATCTCCCCAATTGCCCGCAGCATGAATGGCGCGTAGTGGAAAGTCTATCATCCTGCCTATCGTCTGGGGCACTGTTTTGCCAAAGTCGCTGGCAAAGATCAGAAAGTCTGAAAATGCAATCGCGCCATCGCCATCCAGGTCGAATCGGTCTTCATACATCTCATCACCGCGACTCGTCCCGAAGTGTTCGATAAATAGCAAAAAGTCTGGAAGATCCACAACGCCGTTTCCGTCAAAGTCGGGGAGAGGACTGGATTGTGATGCGTGTGCCATAGGTAGCCAGGTCCATAGACAGCTTGTAACGACCACAAGCAGGATACAGAAATGCTTCATACTGCACCTTTCTGTGCGTTGTTGAAAAGAACACGAGTCCAAAATATATTTTCAGGCGCGATAGGTAAAGCGTATTTGACCTGTTTTATTGAGAAAAGCCCAAGGGTCTATAGAAGGCCATTGGGCTTTTGTGTGGTTTGTTCTCATTATTTTCGTGCCATATACCAATTATATATAATGGTTTACATCAATTTTTATTTATACGACAATTTTGTTGACGACGGTTTTGTTGTTTTATATATTTATACGACAATTTTGTTGACGACAATTCTGTCGTATAAAAAAAGAAAGCGAGGAACAATGAATTCATCGACTGGCCGTTGGGTAAGCGACGACGACTTTTTTAATCGCGAACGCGAGTTGCGGATACTGAAGACACGGGTTCGTGACGGCAATCACATATTGCTTACAGGACAGCGGCGTATGGGAAAGACCAGTATTGCCCGAGAACTCGGGCGACGGCTTGAAGCTGAGGATTGGATTTTTCTCTTCGCTGATGTCGAGGGGGCGACCTGTGTGGAGGACGCAGTCGCAGACATAGCACAGGCCGTGCATCCCATTCGTCCCATTGCGTCTCGTTTTGCTATCGAGATGAAACGCTGGTTGGATGATAACATTGAGGAAATCAACGCGTACGAATTTCGCGTCAAAATTCGTGCTGGTCTGGATGCAGGAAGCTGGCGTCGTTACGGGGAACAACTGCTTCGCGATTGCGCTATGCAGGACAAGCCAGTGCTCCTCGTCATTGACGAGCTACCGATTCTTCTCAAGCGAATGCTTAATGGTGACGACGGTGTCAGACAAGTCGATGAGTTTCTGAGCTGGTTGCGCGGCGTGCTTCAAGATATCGGGAATGGGTCTCTGGTCCTCATCGTATCCGGCAGCATTGGGCTTACCCCTCTGGTAAATCGGCTAGGCATACCCGATCGCATTAATCATCTCTATCCTTTTCGCCTGGGACCGTGGGACCGCAACACCAGTATTGATTGTTTCCAAAGTCTCGCGGAGAGCTACAAATTACAAGTTGAGGACGACGTGGCAAACGCGGTGTATGACGCACTCGGCGTTGGTATCCCGCACCATGTACAGTCCTTTTTTGCACGATTGAGGGACCACGCTATCATGCAAGGGCAGGACCGGGTGACAGTAGAAGATGTCGAGGAGGTCTATCGCACGGGGCTTCTCGGTCCTTCCGGACAGAACGATCTCGTACACTACGAAACGCGTCTCAAAGAGGCATTAGAAGATGATAGCCATACCATCGCTATGGAGATTCTCGCCGAGGCAGCCACCCAGGGAGTGTTCACACCAGGAGCGCGGCGTTGCCTCGAAAGGCTATACGCCAGGGTGGTTGACGATGCACAGGGGCGCATCGCATATACACTCGAAATTCTGATACATGACGGCTATCTCGAAGATGGGGAAGATGGTTATCGCTTTCCGTCGCGCCTGCTGAAGGACTGGTGGTCGGCGCGTTTCCGCGATCATCACATTCCCCTCGAAAACCGCCGTTCTGACGATAAATCATTGGGAGACAGGCAATGAACAAGTCCGATCAACGAATTCGCAAGTTCAATCCGGGGACATTTCTATCTGACGAGGAGGTGATCGAGCAGTTCGTGGTGAGAAAACACGAACTCAGTATCGCGCTTGAGGTGCTGCGCGGGAATATCGATTCACCATCCTGCCAGCATGTTCTGGTGGTCGCGCCTCGGGGGCGGGGAAAAACCATGTTGCTCGCGCGCGTCGCGGCGGAATTGAACACTGATGACGGGCTCTCCGAATGTCTTTTACCAGTTCGGTTTATGGAAGAGAGTCACGAGGTGCTCAATATCGCGGATTTCTGGCTCGAAACCCTGTTCCACCTTGCGCGCGAGAGCGT containing:
- a CDS encoding zf-HC2 domain-containing protein, yielding MNCDITREQLIAYLYDEDIRPEARERLKIHIETCPSCSQTLEELGSTSRILNAWGDEKPNLDLVFVQDRQSLWQNLLPRRYPKTWATAGVAIAAILIFTFLNIEFAIRDGAFHTSIGLRSSDSPEQIAITDTSKDASLDAPITLGEFIIHQQNLINYTNRLVQESQNQQRNEVNNTFIRLVSELETQRQQDLLRIDRGLQILYNTQEIRYDHILRQMPVKRVPVNQPY
- a CDS encoding sigma-70 family RNA polymerase sigma factor, which encodes MNDAELIAQFRAGQIAAFNTLVKRWECPIYNFVLRYVGNRDDARDLCQQTFIRAYKNMRRLRDPDKFTSWIYQIALNACRDAGRRRSLISLDTLDTPIADTTTPPDAMVHEQSVRDLLNRALQNLPEEQRVVIIMKEYQGLKFTEIAETLKVPINTVKSRMYYGLSALKKIFDRWHISEDMVRYEL
- a CDS encoding TIGR02206 family membrane protein produces the protein MPLSEFEFFGFAHVAAMVVILAVPIILTLIVKWLNSERATQAICYGFAGVIALNEVLNWSYRLATVGVHEFVREYMPLHVCGITVFAAVVMLILRRQTAYEITYFWGLVGATNAVVTPQLEFGYPQYRFFQYFIAHGGIVAAALFATWGLGMRPTGRSVLRVFVLLNLLAIVLIGVNLMLGSNYMFLCQPPDTKSPFFFLPWPWYLLFLDGIALVLFYVLFIPFARRKLYASNSSR
- a CDS encoding ATP-binding protein; translated protein: MNSSTGRWVSDDDFFNRERELRILKTRVRDGNHILLTGQRRMGKTSIARELGRRLEAEDWIFLFADVEGATCVEDAVADIAQAVHPIRPIASRFAIEMKRWLDDNIEEINAYEFRVKIRAGLDAGSWRRYGEQLLRDCAMQDKPVLLVIDELPILLKRMLNGDDGVRQVDEFLSWLRGVLQDIGNGSLVLIVSGSIGLTPLVNRLGIPDRINHLYPFRLGPWDRNTSIDCFQSLAESYKLQVEDDVANAVYDALGVGIPHHVQSFFARLRDHAIMQGQDRVTVEDVEEVYRTGLLGPSGQNDLVHYETRLKEALEDDSHTIAMEILAEAATQGVFTPGARRCLERLYARVVDDAQGRIAYTLEILIHDGYLEDGEDGYRFPSRLLKDWWSARFRDHHIPLENRRSDDKSLGDRQ
- a CDS encoding ATP-binding protein; protein product: MMEDVRGVVDRKAGTVDQLRVYSRDESEEPRQAMDVNEVIASSLKLMGSQLENHGVDLVLDLSDGLPVVWGHPHPLEQVVLNLLSNARDAVDERAEVEGVGYDKRIWIRTRVEGDVVVLDVEDNGVGMDEAIRQRLFEPFFTTKDANRGTGLGLSIIYAIVRSHDGEITVESEQGIGTTFKVVLPVVA